A genomic window from Diospyros lotus cultivar Yz01 chromosome 2, ASM1463336v1, whole genome shotgun sequence includes:
- the LOC127793989 gene encoding putative GDP-L-fucose synthase 2: MGGPNADSITLDRSAKIFVAGHRGLVGSAIVRKLHQLGFTNLLLRSHSELDLTCQSAVDAFFAAEKPQFVVLAAAKVGGIHANNTYPADFIAINLQIQTNVIDSAYRHGVKKLLFLGSSCIYPKFAPQPIPEDALLTGPLEPTNEWYAVAKIAGIKMCQAYRIQYNWDAISAMPTNLYGPNDNFHPENSHVLPALMRRFHEAKVSGAKEVVVWGTGSPLREFLHVDDLASAVVYLLENYSGLGHVNVGSGKEVTIKELAELVKEVVGFEGELVWDSSKPDGTPRKLMDSSKLAGLGWIPKISLRDGLADTYKWYVENVKQ, translated from the exons ATGGGAGGCCCTAACGCCg ATTCCATCACATTGGACAGATCCGCCAAGATTTTCGTCGCTGGCCACCGGGGCCTCGTCGGATCCGCCATCGTCCGGAAGCTCCACCAACTAGGCTTCACGAATCTCCTACTCCGCTCCCACTCCGAACTCGACCTCACCTGCCAATCTGCCGTCGACGCCTTCTTCGCCGCCGAGAAGCCGCAATTCGTCGTCCTCGCCGCGGCCAAGGTCGGCGGCATCCACGCAAACAACACGTACCCCGCCGACTTTATTGCGATTAACCTCCAGATCCAGACCAACGTTATCGACTCGGCCTATCGCCACGGCGTCAAAAAGCTCCTCTTCTTGGGATCCTCTTGCATTTACCCCAAATTCGCTCCCCAACCAATCCCCGAAGACGCACTGTTGACCGGTCCCTTGGAGCCCACCAACGAGTGGTACGCTGTGGCCAAGATCGCCGGCATCAAAATGTGCCAGGCGTATCGGATTCAGTATAATTGGGATGCAATTTCAGCAATGCCGACGAATTTATACGGCCCAAATGATAACTTTCATCCCGAGAATTCACACGTTCTGCCGGCATTGATGAGGAGGTTTCATGAGGCGAAGGTTTCCGGTGCAAAGGAGGTGGTGGTGTGGGGTACCGGATCGCCATTGCGTGAGTTCTTGCACGTCGATGATTTGGCTAGCGCAGTGGTGTATTTGCTGGAGAATTATAGTGGATTGGGGCATGTGAATGTGGGCAGTGGGAAGGAGGTGACAATTAAGGAGCTTGCTGAGTTAGTGAAGGAGGTGGTTGGGTTTGAGGGGGAGCTTGTTTGGGATAGTTCTAAGCCGGATGGAACGCCGAGGAAGCTCATGGACAGTTCCAAGCTGGCTGGCTTGGGTTGGATACCGAAGATATCTCTTCGGGATGGGCTTGCTGATACCTATAAATGGTACGTGGAGAATGTCAAGCAATAA